TGATGGCAACAGACCTGAGGGCGAGCGCGTCCCTGATAATCGCCGGGCTTACCGCCTATGGAACAACGGAGGTTTCGAGGATCTACCACATAGACAGGGGGTATGAAAAGATAGAAGAAAAACTTAAGGGCCTTGGAGCAAAGATAAGGAGGAGGAAGGATGAAGACGTGGGAGCTTGAAAAGGAATACAACGACCTCCTTGCATTTGTTGTCGAGGGGCGAAAAAAGAAACGCCTCAATGTGAAACGGGCAGTAGAAACGATCAGGACGGCGCTTGAGACAAAGGGAGAGAAGGCCCTTGCAGGATTTTCCAGAAAGTGGGATCAATGGAGCAGGGACTACCCGTTAAGGCTTACCGCGGAAGAGCTGCGAAGGGCAGCATCAAAGATAGAGAAGAAAGACATCAAGGTGCTGAAGGGGATGATCGGGAACGTAAGGTCATACCACAAAGGACAGGCGGCGCCGGGAAGGACATACAGAAAAAAAGGCGTTGTCGTGAGAGAGTCCTTTGTCCCCGTGGAAAAGGCCCTCGTATATGTACCGGGAGGCACAGCGGCATACCCCTCTTCCCTGGTTATGGGTGTTGTGCCGGCTCAGATAGCAGGCGTAAAGAAGATCTTTGTCACGTCACCTGCAATTCGGGGGGAGATACACCCCTATGTTGCCGCCGGATGCGAATTGCTCGGCATCAACGACGTCTACAGGCTCGGCGGCGCGCAGGCCATATATGCCTTTTCGTACGGGATCGGCACCATACCAAAGGTTGACATGATAGTCGGACCGGGGAATGCTTACGTAGAGGAGGCCAAACGCGACGTGTACGGGCAGGTAGGCATTGACATGCTCGCGGGCCCCACGGAGCTGATCATTCTCTGTGCCGAGGCGTTTTCTCCAAGGGCGATAGCGTGGGATATGTTTTCTCAGGCAGAACACGATGAGATGGCAATGGTCGGCCTCTTCTCTTCTTCAAGGGCGCACATAGACGATGTCAGGGAACAGATGCGGCGGCTCATCGCGTCGAACGAGAGAAGAAGCGTTATTGAGAAGGCCCTGGAGAATAACGGTTTTATGGTCCACTACAAGAACATAGACCGGGCAATTGAGGCGATTAACCGGATCGCCCCCGAGCACATGGAATTGATAGGGGACGATAAAAAGGGGAAAAGCGTCCTTTACCCCGGGGTGGTCTACCTTGGCCGGCACACTACCGTTGCCATGGGTGATTATTACATAGGAACGAACCATGTTCTGCCAACGGGCGGCGCAGGCAGATTTACCGCCGGTCTCTCCGTTGACAGGTTTACAAAAAGGAAAGTACTTGTTAAAATCAACAGAGACTTTCTTGACCGATATGGAGACAATGCCGTCAGGCTTTCCCGTATCGAGGGCCTGTACGCCCACGGAGAGGCTATAAAAGCGAGAAAGGAGCTATAGTATGGTTCTTAAAATAGGTCTGCCGAAAGGCAGTTTGCAGGAGACCACCTTTAAGCTGTTCAAAAATGCCGGGTATAATATAAAACTGCTCGAAAGGTCCTATGTGCCGTCCATCGATGACCCGGAGATAGAAGGTCTCGTTATAAGGGCGCAGGAAATGGCCAGGTATGTTGAAGACGGGATCCTCGATATGGGCATTACCGGGTGGGACTGGGTGCTTGAGCAGGACGCAAAGGTTGTAGAGCTTGTGAGGCTCAGGTACGGAAAGGTAGGTTTCAGGGGAGTAAAATGGGTTATTGCCGTTCCGGCGGATTCCCGCATCAGGCGCGTTGAGGACCTGCAGGGCAAGAAGATCGCCACGGAGCTCGTCGGGTTTACCAAAAGGTATCTGAAAAAAAAGGGCATTGAAGCAGCGGTAGAATTTTCCTGGGGAGCAACAGAGGTAAAACCCCCGCTTCTTGCCGATGCGATCGTTGAGGTTACCGAGACCGGCGCATCGCTTAAGGCAAACAACCTGAGGATCATCGAAACGATCCTCGAATCAGAGACCGTTTTAATCGCGAACAGGGGCGCATGGAAGGATGGATGGAAGCGGACAAAGATGGAGAACATAACGATGTTGCTGAAAGGAGCTCTCCTGGCCGAGGAAAAAGTGGGGCTTAAGATGAATGTGCCAAAAAATAAACTGAAAAAGGTAACAGGCATACTGCCGTCTCTCCACACGCCAACGGTTTCAAACCTTTCTGACCAGGAATGGGTTGCCGTGGAGGTTATCATGGACGAGAAAACAGTGAGGAACATCATCCCGGAGCTTAAACGCGCCGGCGCACAGGGAATCGTTGAATACCCGCTGAACAAGGTCATTCCATAGGGGGGTTACATGAAAAGGGAAGCAAAGATAGAGAGGAAGACGAAAGAAACGGCCATATCGGTACAATGGTGTATTGACGGAAGCGGTACCTACGCCATCTCGACGGGCATACCCTTTTTTGACCACATGCTCAGCCTCTTTGCAAGGCACGGGTTTTTCGATCTCACGGTAAAGGCAAAGGGAGATATTGATGTTGATTACCACCATACCGTTGAAGACATAGGGATTGCCATGGGGAAGGCCCTCAACAAAATCCTCGCAGGTTACAAGGGGATAAAGCGGTATGGTTATGCCATAATACCCATGGACGAGTCATTGTGCATCTGTGCCATAGACATAAGCGGCAGGCCTGCCCTTGTATGGAAGGGGAAGGTGCATGGCAGGACCGGGGAATTTGACGCTGATGTGGTAAAGGAATTTTTCCAGGGTTTTGTCAATGAAGCAAAGGTGTCGCTGCACATCAACCTCCTTTACGGGGGAAACCTCCACCACAGGGTAGAGGCAATCTTTAAAGCCTTCGGGAAGGCCCTCGAAGAGGCCGCGACAAAAGACAAGAGGGTACAAGGCGCGCTCTCCACAAAAGGCGTTCTGTAAAAAGGCAGATCATAAAAAAGGCAGATCATAAAAAAGGCAGATCATAAAAAAGGCAGATCATAAGGTGTATGCCGGGGCGGGAAAGTCATGATAGCGATCGTTGATTACGGCATGGGGAACCTGAAAAGCGTTACCAACGCATTCAAAAAGCTTGGCGCTGAGGTGGAAATCACCAGAGAGAAGAAGGCCATAAGGTCGGCAAG
This genomic interval from Syntrophorhabdaceae bacterium contains the following:
- the hisD gene encoding histidinol dehydrogenase, with the protein product MKTWELEKEYNDLLAFVVEGRKKKRLNVKRAVETIRTALETKGEKALAGFSRKWDQWSRDYPLRLTAEELRRAASKIEKKDIKVLKGMIGNVRSYHKGQAAPGRTYRKKGVVVRESFVPVEKALVYVPGGTAAYPSSLVMGVVPAQIAGVKKIFVTSPAIRGEIHPYVAAGCELLGINDVYRLGGAQAIYAFSYGIGTIPKVDMIVGPGNAYVEEAKRDVYGQVGIDMLAGPTELIILCAEAFSPRAIAWDMFSQAEHDEMAMVGLFSSSRAHIDDVREQMRRLIASNERRSVIEKALENNGFMVHYKNIDRAIEAINRIAPEHMELIGDDKKGKSVLYPGVVYLGRHTTVAMGDYYIGTNHVLPTGGAGRFTAGLSVDRFTKRKVLVKINRDFLDRYGDNAVRLSRIEGLYAHGEAIKARKEL
- the hisG gene encoding ATP phosphoribosyltransferase, translating into MVLKIGLPKGSLQETTFKLFKNAGYNIKLLERSYVPSIDDPEIEGLVIRAQEMARYVEDGILDMGITGWDWVLEQDAKVVELVRLRYGKVGFRGVKWVIAVPADSRIRRVEDLQGKKIATELVGFTKRYLKKKGIEAAVEFSWGATEVKPPLLADAIVEVTETGASLKANNLRIIETILESETVLIANRGAWKDGWKRTKMENITMLLKGALLAEEKVGLKMNVPKNKLKKVTGILPSLHTPTVSNLSDQEWVAVEVIMDEKTVRNIIPELKRAGAQGIVEYPLNKVIP
- the hisB gene encoding imidazoleglycerol-phosphate dehydratase HisB, which codes for MKREAKIERKTKETAISVQWCIDGSGTYAISTGIPFFDHMLSLFARHGFFDLTVKAKGDIDVDYHHTVEDIGIAMGKALNKILAGYKGIKRYGYAIIPMDESLCICAIDISGRPALVWKGKVHGRTGEFDADVVKEFFQGFVNEAKVSLHINLLYGGNLHHRVEAIFKAFGKALEEAATKDKRVQGALSTKGVL